The region CTCCGCGCCCTCGCGCACGCCCACCCAGATCACCTGGGGACGGTGCAGCGACGGGAACGCCCCGATGCCCTGGAGGGTGAGCGGGAAGGGGGAGGCCGCCGCCGCCACCGTCCGCGTGGCCCGCCGGACCAGGGCCACCTGCACCGGCGTGATCTCTCCCAGGAAGCGCACCGTGAAGTGCAGCTGCTCCGCGCGGATCCACCGGACGGGACCGCCGGCCGCGGTGATGCGCCGCTCCAGCTCGACCACCGCACCGGCCAGGGCGGGATCCAGCGGTACTGCGATGAAGATGCGGTGACGGGCTGCCATCCGGGGAGGCGTCCTCACCCGGGGACGCGGGAGGCGCGCAGCAGGTAGAGCCGGAGGAGGTTGAGCGCGGCCTGGCTGGTGAGCGCCTTGACGGCCCGCCGCCCGGGGGCGGCGCCGAAGCGCACCTCCTCCACCCGCTCCTCGACGCCGTCGGTGAGGGCCAGGTAGACCAGCCCCACGGGCTTCTCCGGGGTGCCGCCCGACGGCCCGGCGATGCCGGTGACACCCAGCCCCAGGTCGGCGCCCCCCACGCGGCGGGCGCCGGCGGCCATGGCGGCCGCCACCTGCGGGCTCACCGCCCCATAGCGGGCCAGCAGCTCGGGTGGCACCCCGAGCAGGGCCGTTTTGGCCTCGTTGCTGTAGGCCACCACCCCGAGCCGCAGGTAGGCAGAGCTCCCGGGGATGTCGGTGAGGCGGTGGGTGATGAGGCCGCCGGTGCACGACTCTCCCACCGCCAGCGTGAGGGCGCGCCGGCGCAGGAGCTCGCCCACTACCCCCTCCAGCGTCTCCTCATCCACCCCGTAGACCAGGTCGCCCAGGCGGGCGCGGACGAGCCGTTCCCCCTCGTCCAGGGCTGCCGCCACCGCCTCCGGCGTGCCCTTGGCCGTGAGCCGCAGGTGGACCTCGCCGAGCTTGGCGTAGGGGGCGACCGTCGGGGTGGTCATGGCGAGGAGGTCCTTGATGCGTTCCTCCACGGCCGACTCCCCCAGGCCGGTCACGCGCAGGATGCGCGAGCGGATCACCTCCCCGCCGGTGCGCTCCCGCAGCCAGGGGAGGAGGAAGTCCTCCACCATGGCCTCCATCTCCGCCGGCACCCCGGGCAGGATGACGATGGTGGCTTGCCCGTGGGTAATGGCCACGCCGGGGGCGGTACCGCGGCGGTTGGGGATGAGCCGGGCCCCCTGGGGGAGCAGCGCCTGCTTGTAGACCGAGGCGGCTGCGGGGCGGCGCCGCGTCTCGAAGAAGGTGCGGATGTGCTCGCGGGCCTCGGGCCGCTCGACCAGCGGCAGGCCCAGCAGGTCCGCCACCGCGGCGACGGTCAGGTCGTCCTCGGTGGGGCCGAGCCCCCCGGTCATGACGACCAGGTCGGCCCGCTCCAGCGCCAGCCGCACGGCCTGCTGGATGCGGGCGGGGTTGTCGCCGACGGTCTGCTTGAAGTAGAGGTCCACGCCGTGCTCGGCCAGGACGCGGGCGAGGAAGGCGGCGTTGGTGTCGGTGATCTGGCCCAGCAGGAGTTCGGTCCCGACGGAGATGAGTTCGGCGCGCATCGTCCTCGTGACGGGGCGGGCGTCGGCGCGGCGCCTGCCGCCCCCTCACTGTTTCGGGGGCCTCCGCGACACTCCTGGCGTGCCGGCTCCCTGCCCGGCGGGCCGGCACGCTGCCGGGAGCTGTGCCGGCGCGGCCGAGGAGATTTGGGGGAGAGAATGATTGCCGTCGGCCGGCGTGGTAATTGTCTTCCTCGGAATCCAATCCTGGAGCAGAGGAGGGACGGATGACCAAACGGGAGCTGGCCAACGCGGTAGCGGAAGAGCTGGAGCTGAGCAAGAAGGACGGCGTGCGCGCGGTCGACGTGGTCTTCGAGGAGATCACGCGCGCGCTCAAGCGGGGCGAGCGGGTGAGCGTCCCCGGCTTCGGCATTTTTGCGGTCCGGGACCGCCCCGCCCGCATGGGGCGCAACCCCCAGACCGGTGAGGCCATCAGGATCCCGGCGAGCCGCAAGGTGGCGTTCCGGGCGAGCAAGGACCTGAAGCTGGCCGTCGGAGCCACCAGGCGCAAGCGCTGACCGGCCAGACGACGACCGGGCGCCGCTCCGGATCCCCCCGGGGCGGCGCCCGTCTTCAGGGCATCGGAGAGGTGGCGCGGAAGGTCCGGGTCACCACTTCCCCACGCGCCCCGAGGCGGCCGAGCGGTTCCCCGTTCACCGTCAGGTCGACCCCTCCCGCATTCCCGATCCGTATGGTCACTTGGCGCTCCGCCCGCCAGGTGCGGGCTTCGCCGGCCTGCAGGATCCCCTGGAAGACCCGGTCGCCGTCGGCGGTGACCCGCAGCCAGGAGGCCTCGTGGACGGAGACGGTGAGCGTCACGCCGGTGGGGGCCTCCGGCGTCGGCGAAGGCGCCACCGCGGGTGCCGGCGGCGGGGACGCTTCGGCGAAAGGCCGGCCCCCAGGGGAGGGGACCGCGGTAGCCGCCGCCTGTGGTGCCGGCGGGAGGGGCCGGGCGAACTCGACCACCTGCACGATCAGGACGTACGTGAGGAAGAGCCCCAGCGCCAGTGCCCCCCAGGCCGCGTAGCGGAGGTAGCGTTGCACCGGGCTGGGCGGCGCGCCGGGCTCGATGATGATCTCGCCGGGGCCGCCATGAGGCCGCGGGGCCGGCGGAACCGCGCGGTTGAAGGCGGCGACCAGCGGGGCGGGGTCCAACCCCAGCAGGCGGGCATAGGCCCGCAGGTAGCCGCGCGCGTAGATGGGCGGGGGCAGCGCCGCCAGGTCTTCGCGTTCCAGCGCTGCCAGGTAGGTCTCGCGGATCCTGGTCAGCCGGGCGACGTCGGCCAGGGAGAGGCCGGCCCGTTCCCGGGCGTGCCGCAGCGCCGGGCCGAACCCCTCCGGAGCGGCGTCCTCTCCCGGCACGGGCGCTAGGCGGGGAGGCGCTCCTCGGTCAGGGCCAGGGCGATGCGCGCGGCCAGGGCGGCGTTGGCTTCGAGCAGCGCCAGGTTGGCGCGCACCGCCGCCCCCTGGGTCAGCCGGTCGACCTCGGCCAGGAGGTAGGGCGTCAGGTCCCCGCCGCGGATGCCCTCCCGCGCCGCCGCCTCCACGGCCCGCGCCACGGCCTCGCGCACCAGCCCTGCCGGCAGTCGGGCGTCAGGCGGGGGCGGGTGGCAGACCAGCAGCGCCGACGGGTCGCCCAGACGCTGCTTGGCCCGGTAGATCGCCGCCGCCTCGGCCGGGGAGTCGACCTCCCAGGGGACGGGGTAGCCGCTGTCCGGCATGTAGAAGAGGGGGAAGCGGTCGGTCCCGAAGCCCACGACCGTCACCCCGCGGGTATCGAGCGCCTCCAGCGTCGCCCCCGGATCGCAGATCGCCTTGGTCCCCGAGGCCACGAGCACCAGCGGGCGGCGGGTGAGCTCGTCCAGGTCGGCCGAAACATCCCACGTCCGCTCGGCGCCGAGGTGGACCCCGCCGATGCCGCCGGTGGCCTGCACCCGCACCCCCAGGGCGTGGGCCACGGCCAGCGTGGCCGAGACGGTCGTCCCGCCGGTGGCTCCGCGCGCCAGCGCCACCGGCAGGTCGCGACGCGCCACCTTCACCCCCCGGGCGTCGGCCAGCCTGCTCAGCTCGTCCGGCCCCACGCCCACGGTGATGCGGCCCTCCAGCACGGCCACCATGGCGGGCACGGCCCCGGCCCGCCGCACCGCAGAAGCCATCCGCTCCGCCGCCTCCAGGTTGGCAGGATGCGGCAGGCCGTGCGTGACCACAGCCGACTCCAGCGCCACCACCGCCGCCTCCAGGCCCAGCGCCACCTGGATCTCGTCGCTCACGTGGAACTCGTGGTACCCGCCCATCCGGCTCACCTCGGGGAGCCTCTCCTGTTGGAGGTGTTCCCGACTGCGGGGCGGAATCCCCTGCCGTCCCGTCAGGGCGTCCCCGCTCCGGCGCGGGCCTCCTCCGCCAGCACCCGTCGCAGCACCTTGCCGATCAGACTCTTCGGCAGCGTCTCCCGCACCTCGATGGCCCGGGGCACCTTGTGCGGGGCCAGGCGTTCGCGGCAGTGAGCGATGAGCGCCTCCGCGGTCACCGTGGCCCCCGGCTTGAGCGCCACGAACGCCTTCACCCGCTCGCCGCGCTCCCGGTCGGGCATCCCCACCACCGCGGCCTCGCGCACGGCCGGGTGCTCGTAGAGGACCTCCTCCACCTCCCGCGGGAAGACCTTGAGCCCGCCGACGTTGATCATCTCCTTCTTGCGGTCCACCAGGTAGAAGAAGCCGTCCTCGTCCATGCGCGCCATGTCCCCGGTGAGCAGCCAGCCGTCGCGCAGCGCCCGCGCCGTGGCCTCCGGCTGGCGCAGGTAGCCGGCCATCACCTGGGGCCCGCGCACCGCCAGCTCGCCCACCTCGCCCGGGGGCAGCGGTTGCGCCGTCTCGGGGTCGACGATGCGCGCCTCGGTGTCGGGCAGCGGGATTCCGATGCTCCCGGTCTTCCGGTGGCCCCACACCGGGTTGCAGTGCGTGACCGGCGCGGCCTCGGTCAGCCCATACCCTTCCACCAGGCGGCCGCCCGTCCGGGCCTCCCACTCCTGCTGCACGGCCACCGGCAGGGCCATCGCCCCGCTGATGCAGGCGCGGATGGAGCCGAGCGGCGTGCGTGCCAGCGCCGGGTGGGCCAGCAGCGCCATGTACATGGTGGGCACGCCGTGGAAGTAGGTGGGGCGGTGGCGCCGCACCGCCCGCAGGACCAGGGACGGGTCGAAGCGCGGGATCAGGACGAGCGTCTGCCCCTGGGCGAATCCGGCGTTGAGGACGGCCGTGAGGCCGTAGATGTGGAAGAAGGGCAGCACCGCCATGGCGGTCTCCGCGCCGGGCTGCGCCCGGGGGTTCCACGCCACCACCTGCGTGACGTTCGCCACCAGGTTGCGGTGGGTGAGGACCGCGGCCTGCGGGGTGCCGGTGGTGCCGCCGGTGTACTGGTACTGGGCCGGGTCGTCCGGCCGCACCGCCACCGGGCGCAGCGGCGCCGGCTGGAGCAGCGTGGCGAACCGGTGCAGGCCGGGCCCCCACGGGACGCGCACGCGCTGCCCCTCGCGCGCGGCCTTAAGCGGGTAGAGGAGCCGCAGGGGCAGCGGCATGTACGCGGTGATGGGCGTGACGACGACGTCGCGGACGCCGGCGCGGCGGGCGGCCGGCAGCACCGCGGGGGTCACCAGGTCGAGGGTGACGGCCACGCGCACGCCGGCGTCCTGGAGCTGGTGGGCCACCTCGCGCTCGGTGTAGAGCGGGTTGTGGGGGACGGCCACACCGCCGGCCTTCAGGATGCCGTAGTAGGCGATGACGAACTGGGGACAGTTGGGCAGGTGGAGGGAGACCGGCGTCCCCGGCTCCACGCCGAGGCGCTGCAGCCCGGCGGCGAACCGGGTGGCCAGCGTGTCCAGGGCGGCATAGGAGAGCGGGCGCCCGAAGAAGACCAGAGCGGGGCGCGGGCCGTAGCGCCGGGCTGCCTGCTCCAGCAGGTGGTGGACGGGGTGATCCGGATAGGTCAGGTGGGCCGGGACGCCGGGGTCGTAGAAGCGGACCCACGGCGGTGAGACGATCTCCTCGGGACGAACGGCCACGGGCCTCACCTCCGCGTGCAGCCTCTCTGCCGCCCTTCGGTGTCGGAACACTCCCTCCCTCCACCGCCCCGGTGCGGACCGACGGCCCGACTTTCGCCACCGGCCTCCGCGAACGCGGCCTCAGGCCAATATCATCCGCATCGGCTGGAGCTGTCGCGTGAAGGGGTTGAGGACCAGGCCGAGGATCTCCAGGGTCACCACTCCGAGCAGGGCCTCGTCCCCCGGTTCCCCCAGGATCACCGGGGTGCGCGCCTCGCCCTGGGGGAGGATGATGTCACACTCCGACACGCCCCGCTCGACAGCCGTCCCATCGGCCAGCATGAACGTCACGCGCCTGGTGGGGTGAGACCCAGGTGCCGCCAGACCTCGTGGGGCAGGAGCGTGTAGGTGGCGCCGCTGTCCACGAGGAAGCGTACGGTCGCCTCCCTCGCATTCGGTTCCCGGACGGTCCCTTCGATGTACGTGACGCCCATGAGGAGCGCGCTCACTCCTCCTCCTTGGCGTAGGGGATCCCGTCGGCGGCCGGCGGCTGGGCGCGGCGCACCACCCCGGCCAGCACGAGGATCGTGACGATGTGGGGCAGGACGGTGATGAACTGGTACGGGATGCGCAGCGCCACGACGCGCAGGCTGAGCGCGTCGAAGTAGCCGAAGAGCGCCGACGCCCCCAGGGCCCCTACCGGCCACCAGTTGCCGAAGATCATGGCGGCCAGCGCGATGAAGCCGCGCCCCTGCGTCATCCCCTCCAGGTACCCGTGGCCCTGCTCGATGGCCAGGTACCCGCCGGCGAAGCCGGCCAGCGCCCCGCTCAGCAGCACCCCCAGGTAGCGCATGCGGTAGACGTCGATGCCGAGGGTGTCGGCGGCCAGCGGGTGCTCCCCCACCGCGCGCAGCCGCAGGCCGAAGCGCGTGCGCACCAGCACCCAGTGCCCCGCCACCACCAGGAGGAGGGCCAGCGGGATGACCGGGGAGAGGTTGCGCGCCACCGGCGCCAGCGCGGGGAGGTCGCGCAGCAGCGGGAGGGAGATGGGCGTGAACCCCTCGATCCCCGGCGACTGCGTGGCCACCCGGAAGAAGAGGATGTTGAGGAACCGGGCCAGGCCCACGGCCAGGAGGTTGAGGGCCACCCCGCTGATGATCTGGTCCACCCGGAAGGTGACGGTGACGACGGCGTGGACCAGGGCGAGCGCCATGCCGGCCAGCACCGCGGCGCCCATGCCGGCGAGCGGGGCCAGGTCGGGGACGGCGGCCACCAGCCCCGGCAGGGCCTGGGCGGTGAAGTAGGTGGCGGCGGCACCCCAGAAGGTGCCCATGATCATCATGCCTTCCAGGCCGATGTTCACCACCCCGCCGCGCTCGGTGAAGACCGCCCCCAGCGCCGCCAGCAGGATGGGCACGGTGAGCCGGACCGCGGAGGCCAGGAGTGCTGCGCTGAGCAGCGTCCGGAGGAGTTCCGGGACTTCGCTCACGGCCCGCCGCCTCCGGCCGCCTCCCCCGCCCGCCGGCCCTCCCCGAGCGCCGGCAGCAGCGCGCGGGCGGGCTCGGCCCGGGCGGCCTCGCGCTTGCGCAGGGCGCGGAGGTAGCGCGTCAGCAGCTCGTAAGCCACGACGATGGCCAGGATGATCACGCCCTGCATGATGGCGATGACCTCGCGCGGCACCCCGGCGAAGACCTGCACCCCCTGGGCCCCGCGGTCGAGGAAGGCCAGCAGGAGCGCCGCCGGGATGACGCCCACGGGGTGGTTGCGCGCCAGCAGCGCCACCGAGATGCCCAGGAAGCCGTAGCCCTTGGGAAAGTCGATGTCGAAGTAGCCGAAGAAGCCCAGCGTGTCGCTCAGCCCGACCAGCCCGGCGACGGCCCCGCTGAGCAGGAACATCGTGAAGAGCACGCGCCCGAGCGGGATGCCCGCCGCCTCGGCCGCCTGGGGGTTGGCCGCCACGGCGCGCACCTCGAAGCCGAAGGTCGTGCGGCGCAGGACCAGGGCGAAGAGGACGCACAGCAGGAGCCCCACCACCAGCATCCAGTTCAGGCTGGAGTAGCCGGGGATCTGCAGCCCCACCAGGTCGAGCACCGGCCGCAGCGAGGGCAGCCGGGCGCCGGGCAGGACGTCGGGGGTGCGCACGCGCGGGGTCCCCGCCTGGGCGGGGTCGCGCAGCAGCCCCGGTTCGAGCAGGTAGAGGACGAGGGCGGCGGCGATGTAGTTCATCATGATCGTGGTGATGACCTCATGGGCACCCCGCCGCAGGCGCAGGGCGATGGGCAGGAAGGCCCAGGCCATGCCGCCGGCCGCCCCGGCCAGCACCGCCAGCGGCAGGTGCGCCACCGCGGGCAGGCCGCGCACGGCGAACCCCACGTAGGCGGCCAGGATCGCCCCGACGTAGTACTGGCCCTCCACGCCGATGTTCCACAGCGACGCGCGGAAGGCCAGCGCCGCCGCCAGGCCGGCCAGGATCAGCGGCGTGGCCTTGAAGAAGATCGAGGCCAGGCTGTCCGCCCGCGTCAGGGTGAAGCGCAGCATCTGCCCGTAGACCGCCAGCGGGTCCCGGTCGATGGCCAGCAGGATGCCCGACGCCACCACCGCCCCGAAGAGGATGGCCAGCAGCGGCGTCAGGACCTGCAGCAGTAGGAGGCGCGCCGGCAGGCTCACGCGGGGACCTGGCGCTTCGCGCCGGTCATGTAGAGGCCCACCTCCTGCGGGGTGACCTCGCCCCGCCGGAACTCCCCCACCACCTCGCCGTGGAAGAGCACCCCGATGCGGTCGGCCAGGGAGAAGACCTCGTCCAGGCTCACGCTGACCAGCAGCACGGCCATGCCCCGGGCCTTGGCCTCCATGAGCTGCTGCTGGACGAACTCGGTGGCCCCGATGTCCAGCCCGCGGGTGGGCTGGGCCGCCACCAGCACCTGCGGGTCGAAGGCGAACTCGCGGGCGACGACCACCTTCTGCTGGTTGCCGCCCGACAGCGCCAGCGCCGGGGTGGCCAGGGAGGGGACGCGCACGTCGTAGGCGCGCACGCGGTCGGCGGCGAAGCGGTCCACGGCCGCCTGGCGCAGCAGCGGGCCGCGGGTGAACTCGGGCCGCGTGTGGTGCCCCAGGACGAGGTTCTCCCGCACCTCCATGGGGAGGACCAGGCCGCGCCGGTGGCGGTCCTCGGGGATGTGGGCCACGCCCAGCAGGCGGATGGCCCGCGGACCGGCGTGGGTGACGTCCCGCCCGTCGATGAACAGGCGCCCGCGGGCGATGGGCCGGAGCCCCACCAGGGCCTCGACCAGCTCGCTCTGCCCGTTCCCCTCCACCCCGGCCAGCGCGTAGATCTCCCCGGCGCGCACCTCGAAGGTCACGTCGCGCACGCGCGGCAGCCCCCGCCCGTCCAGCGCCCACAGGCCCTCGGCGCGCAGCCGCACCGGCCCCGGGACCGTCTCCCGCCGTTCCACCGCCAGCAGGACGGGGCGCCCCACCATCATCTCGGCCAGCTGGGCCCGCGTGGTCGCATCCGCCCGGACCGTTCCCACCACCGCCCCCCGGCGCAGGACCGTCACCCGGTCGGCGATGGCCAGGACCTCCTCCAGGCGGTGGCTGATGAAGATGATCGTCTTGCCCTGGGCGCGCAGGCGGCGCAGGTTCTCGAAGAGGTCGTCCACCTCCTGCGGCGCCAGCACGGCGGTCGGCTCGTCGAGGATCAGGACCTCGGCGCCGCGGTAGAGCACCTTGATGATCTCGACGCGCTGCTGCTCCCCCACGGAGAGCTCGGCCACCAGCGCCCGCGGGTCGATGGCGAACCCGTAGCGCTGCGCGATGGCCGCCACCGCGGCCTCGGCCTCGCGGAGGGCCAGGCGGTCCCCGCGGCGCACCGGCTCGGCGCCGAGGATGACGTTCTCGGTGACGGTGAAGCGCGGGATGAGCATGAAGTGCTGGTGCACCATGCCGATCCCCAGCCGGAGGGCCTGGCGGGGCGACTCCAGGCGCACGGGCCGCCCGCGCACCACGACCTCCCCCTCGTCCGGCAGGTAGAGGCCGTAGAGGATCTTCATCAGCGTGGACTTCCCCGCGCCGTTCTCCCCGACCAGCGCGTGGATCTCCCCGGCGTGGACGCCCAGGTCCACCCGGTCGTTGGCGACGACGCCGGGGAAGCGCTTGGTGATCCGCCGGAGTTCGATGACGGGCGTACGGGCGTCCATGGCTGCGTCAACGACTTCGCCGCCCTGGCGGCCGGGACCCTTCCCGGGCGGCCTGGCGGCCGCTACGCTGGTCCGGTGGAGATGACGACGGTCGGCACCCCCGTGCTCTGGATCGGCTTCACCCTCTTCATCCTGGCCATGCTGGCGCTGGACCTGGGCCTCCACCGGCAGGCCCACGTCATCGCCACGCGCGAGGCGCTGGGGTGGAGCGTCTTCTGGATCCTCCTGGCCCTGGCCTTCAACGCCGGCGTCTGGGTCTGGTTCGGTCCGGAGCGGGGCCTGGAGTTCCTGACCGGGTACCTGATCGAGAAGTCGCTCAGCGTCGACAACCTCTTCGTCTTCCTCGTCCTCTTCCGCTACTTCGCCGTCCCCCCGGCCTACCAGCACCGCGTGCTCTTCTGGGGCATCCTCGGCGCCATCATCTCCCGGGGAGTGTTCATCGTCGTGGGGGCGGCGCTCCTGGCCACCTTCCACTGGGTGATCTACCCGTTCGGCGCCATCCTCATCGTCAGCGGGGTGCGGATGCTGCGGTCCGAGGAGCAGGAGATCCACCCCGAGGCCAACCCGGCGGTGCGGCTGGCCCGCCGGGTCCTCCCCGTCACGCCGCGGTACGAGGGTGCCCGCTTCCTCGTCCGGCAGGGTGGGCGCCTCATGGCCACGCCGCTGTTCCTCGTGCTCGTGGCCATCGAGGCCACCGACATCGTCTTCGCCCTGGACTCCATCCCGGCGATCTTCGCCATCACCCGCGACCCCTTCATCGTCTACACGTCGAACATCTTCGCCATCCTCGGCCTGCGCGCGCTCTACTTCCTCATCGCGGGGCTGCTCCTGCGCTTCCGCTACCTCCACGTCGGGTT is a window of Armatimonadota bacterium DNA encoding:
- a CDS encoding ABC transporter permease, with translation MSLPARLLLLQVLTPLLAILFGAVVASGILLAIDRDPLAVYGQMLRFTLTRADSLASIFFKATPLILAGLAAALAFRASLWNIGVEGQYYVGAILAAYVGFAVRGLPAVAHLPLAVLAGAAGGMAWAFLPIALRLRRGAHEVITTIMMNYIAAALVLYLLEPGLLRDPAQAGTPRVRTPDVLPGARLPSLRPVLDLVGLQIPGYSSLNWMLVVGLLLCVLFALVLRRTTFGFEVRAVAANPQAAEAAGIPLGRVLFTMFLLSGAVAGLVGLSDTLGFFGYFDIDFPKGYGFLGISVALLARNHPVGVIPAALLLAFLDRGAQGVQVFAGVPREVIAIMQGVIILAIVVAYELLTRYLRALRKREAARAEPARALLPALGEGRRAGEAAGGGGP
- a CDS encoding TerC family protein is translated as MTTVGTPVLWIGFTLFILAMLALDLGLHRQAHVIATREALGWSVFWILLALAFNAGVWVWFGPERGLEFLTGYLIEKSLSVDNLFVFLVLFRYFAVPPAYQHRVLFWGILGAIISRGVFIVVGAALLATFHWVIYPFGAILIVSGVRMLRSEEQEIHPEANPAVRLARRVLPVTPRYEGARFLVRQGGRLMATPLFLVLVAIEATDIVFALDSIPAIFAITRDPFIVYTSNIFAILGLRALYFLIAGLLLRFRYLHVGLGLVLVFIGGKMAASDLVHVPVTLSLGVVAVLIGGAILLSLLRPSPAPALPPAAPLPAASGGEGHDEG
- a CDS encoding long-chain fatty acid--CoA ligase: MAVRPEEIVSPPWVRFYDPGVPAHLTYPDHPVHHLLEQAARRYGPRPALVFFGRPLSYAALDTLATRFAAGLQRLGVEPGTPVSLHLPNCPQFVIAYYGILKAGGVAVPHNPLYTEREVAHQLQDAGVRVAVTLDLVTPAVLPAARRAGVRDVVVTPITAYMPLPLRLLYPLKAAREGQRVRVPWGPGLHRFATLLQPAPLRPVAVRPDDPAQYQYTGGTTGTPQAAVLTHRNLVANVTQVVAWNPRAQPGAETAMAVLPFFHIYGLTAVLNAGFAQGQTLVLIPRFDPSLVLRAVRRHRPTYFHGVPTMYMALLAHPALARTPLGSIRACISGAMALPVAVQQEWEARTGGRLVEGYGLTEAAPVTHCNPVWGHRKTGSIGIPLPDTEARIVDPETAQPLPPGEVGELAVRGPQVMAGYLRQPEATARALRDGWLLTGDMARMDEDGFFYLVDRKKEMINVGGLKVFPREVEEVLYEHPAVREAAVVGMPDRERGERVKAFVALKPGATVTAEALIAHCRERLAPHKVPRAIEVRETLPKSLIGKVLRRVLAEEARAGAGTP
- a CDS encoding pseudouridine-5'-phosphate glycosidase; translation: MGGYHEFHVSDEIQVALGLEAAVVALESAVVTHGLPHPANLEAAERMASAVRRAGAVPAMVAVLEGRITVGVGPDELSRLADARGVKVARRDLPVALARGATGGTTVSATLAVAHALGVRVQATGGIGGVHLGAERTWDVSADLDELTRRPLVLVASGTKAICDPGATLEALDTRGVTVVGFGTDRFPLFYMPDSGYPVPWEVDSPAEAAAIYRAKQRLGDPSALLVCHPPPPDARLPAGLVREAVARAVEAAAREGIRGGDLTPYLLAEVDRLTQGAAVRANLALLEANAALAARIALALTEERLPA
- a CDS encoding competence/damage-inducible protein A, yielding MRAELISVGTELLLGQITDTNAAFLARVLAEHGVDLYFKQTVGDNPARIQQAVRLALERADLVVMTGGLGPTEDDLTVAAVADLLGLPLVERPEAREHIRTFFETRRRPAAASVYKQALLPQGARLIPNRRGTAPGVAITHGQATIVILPGVPAEMEAMVEDFLLPWLRERTGGEVIRSRILRVTGLGESAVEERIKDLLAMTTPTVAPYAKLGEVHLRLTAKGTPEAVAAALDEGERLVRARLGDLVYGVDEETLEGVVGELLRRRALTLAVGESCTGGLITHRLTDIPGSSAYLRLGVVAYSNEAKTALLGVPPELLARYGAVSPQVAAAMAAGARRVGGADLGLGVTGIAGPSGGTPEKPVGLVYLALTDGVEERVEEVRFGAAPGRRAVKALTSQAALNLLRLYLLRASRVPG
- a CDS encoding DUF4115 domain-containing protein, giving the protein MPGEDAAPEGFGPALRHARERAGLSLADVARLTRIRETYLAALEREDLAALPPPIYARGYLRAYARLLGLDPAPLVAAFNRAVPPAPRPHGGPGEIIIEPGAPPSPVQRYLRYAAWGALALGLFLTYVLIVQVVEFARPLPPAPQAAATAVPSPGGRPFAEASPPPAPAVAPSPTPEAPTGVTLTVSVHEASWLRVTADGDRVFQGILQAGEARTWRAERQVTIRIGNAGGVDLTVNGEPLGRLGARGEVVTRTFRATSPMP
- a CDS encoding ABC transporter ATP-binding protein, with amino-acid sequence MDARTPVIELRRITKRFPGVVANDRVDLGVHAGEIHALVGENGAGKSTLMKILYGLYLPDEGEVVVRGRPVRLESPRQALRLGIGMVHQHFMLIPRFTVTENVILGAEPVRRGDRLALREAEAAVAAIAQRYGFAIDPRALVAELSVGEQQRVEIIKVLYRGAEVLILDEPTAVLAPQEVDDLFENLRRLRAQGKTIIFISHRLEEVLAIADRVTVLRRGAVVGTVRADATTRAQLAEMMVGRPVLLAVERRETVPGPVRLRAEGLWALDGRGLPRVRDVTFEVRAGEIYALAGVEGNGQSELVEALVGLRPIARGRLFIDGRDVTHAGPRAIRLLGVAHIPEDRHRRGLVLPMEVRENLVLGHHTRPEFTRGPLLRQAAVDRFAADRVRAYDVRVPSLATPALALSGGNQQKVVVAREFAFDPQVLVAAQPTRGLDIGATEFVQQQLMEAKARGMAVLLVSVSLDEVFSLADRIGVLFHGEVVGEFRRGEVTPQEVGLYMTGAKRQVPA
- a CDS encoding HU family DNA-binding protein yields the protein MTKRELANAVAEELELSKKDGVRAVDVVFEEITRALKRGERVSVPGFGIFAVRDRPARMGRNPQTGEAIRIPASRKVAFRASKDLKLAVGATRRKR
- a CDS encoding ABC transporter permease, which encodes MSEVPELLRTLLSAALLASAVRLTVPILLAALGAVFTERGGVVNIGLEGMMIMGTFWGAAATYFTAQALPGLVAAVPDLAPLAGMGAAVLAGMALALVHAVVTVTFRVDQIISGVALNLLAVGLARFLNILFFRVATQSPGIEGFTPISLPLLRDLPALAPVARNLSPVIPLALLLVVAGHWVLVRTRFGLRLRAVGEHPLAADTLGIDVYRMRYLGVLLSGALAGFAGGYLAIEQGHGYLEGMTQGRGFIALAAMIFGNWWPVGALGASALFGYFDALSLRVVALRIPYQFITVLPHIVTILVLAGVVRRAQPPAADGIPYAKEEE